From Pedobacter aquae:
CTCTTATCGCTGATGAAAATTTCTTAAAAGACGCTGCAACCATGAAACCGCAGCCACAATCGCAAAAAGGCGTTTACACTTTAGCAAATGAATCATCGGCTATTGTTTACCAAAATAATCAGGCAGAGGTAAAACTAGGAAACGGAACTTATGTGCTCAGCTACATCAGTCCACAAAGCGGTAAAGTTGTAAAGCAAAGCACTATAAAAATTAATAATCAAGCCATTAAAACAGAAGATTTAAAAAGTGATGTGGTGGTTTGGATAAAGAAAAAATAAGATAAAGATGAAGAGAATCATAAACATTGTTTTTTTGATAGCGATAGCATTTACTGCATGTCAAACTACTGAAGAGTATCATGGAGTGCAATTGCTTAAAATATCAGAAAACAAGAGGTATTTAATGACAGAGGATGGAGAACCTTTTTTCTGGTTGGGGGATACAGGCTGGTTATTATTCAATAAACTAAACAGGGCAGAGGCAGAAACTTATCTTGAAGACCGCAAGCAAAAAGGCTTTAATGTGGTACAAGCTATGGTTTTACATACCGTTCCTTCGGTAAATGTATACGGAGACTCTTCTTTAATAAACGCAAATGTTGCTACGCCAGATACCACAAAAGGAAACAACCCGCAAGATTCTTTGGCTTATGATTATTGGGATCATCTAGATTTTATCATCGATAAAGCTAGCGAAAAAGGTATTTACATGGCTTTAGTGCCTGTTTGGGGTACTAATGTTAAAGATGGAAAGGTTAGCGTAGCACAAGCAGAACAATACGCTAAATTTTTAGCTAAGCGATACAAAGACCGCAACAATATTATTTGGTTAAACGGTGGCGATATCAAAGGCAGTGATTCTTTAGCTGTATGGAAGAAAATAGGTGAAACTTTAAGAGCTCATGACGATAGGCATTTGATAACCTTTCATCCGAGGGGCAGAACAGCTTCATCAGACTGGTTTCATAAAGAAAGTTGGTTAGATTTTAATATGGTACAATCTGGCCATAGAAGGTACGACCAAGATACTTCAAAAAAAGAAGTGAAGCATTACGGCGAAGACAACTGGAAGTTTATGGAAGCCGATTTAAAATTAAGTCCGCTTAAACCAACTATAGATGGAGAACCTTCATACGAGGGCATCCCGCAAGGTTTACATGATACTTTAGAACCACGTTGGACAGATGCTGATGTTCGCAGATACGGCTACTGGTCGGTTTTTGCTGGTGCTTTTGGGTATACTTATGGTCATAACTCGGTGATGCAAATGCATCAAAAGACAGATTCTACAAGCGCTTATGGCTCAAAAGAATTATGGAGCCAAGCTATTCATGCGCCAGGAGCTAAGCAAATGGTTCATTTGAAAAATCTAATGCTGTCTAAACCTTATTTCAATCGTATTCCAGATCAAAGCTTAATTGCAGAAAACGGTGAAAAATATAACCGATTGATAGCCACCAGAGCCGATGATTATGCCATGATTTATACCTATACGGGTAGAAATATGAAAATCAATATGGGTAAAATTAAAGGTGATGAGGTGAAAGTTTCTTGGTTTAACCCACGCGATGGTAAATACAAAGAAGAAGCTAAAGTAGAAAACAAAGGTGTGAAAGAGTTTAACCCACCAGGTGATGTTAAAGAAGGGAATGATTGGGTGTTGGTTTTGGAGAGCTTTTAAAAGTAAAAAGTACAGAGTATAAAGTAGAAATAACTGGGTAAAAAGTAGAAAGTACAGAGTAAAAAGTATAAAGAACTGAGTTAGAGAGTAGCCAATAAGAATAAACAATGCAAAGAATTAATCATACAAGAAAATTAGATAAGCAACTATGGAAGTCCCTCTCCTTTGGAGAGGGATTTAGGGTGAGGCTTTTATTCGTCCTACTTGTACTTTTTTCTTCATGCAACCCAAATGTTTACATGTTTACTTCTTTTCATGAGCCAGCAACAGATGGTTTAAGATTGCTTTACAGTAAAGATGCTTACCATTGGGAAGATTTAAATCAGGTTTTCTTAAAACCAGAGATAGGTTACCAAAAAGTAATGAGAGACCCATCTATTGTACAAGGTCCAGATGGGGTTTACCATTTAGTATGGACAAGCAGCTGGAAAGGCGATAAAGGCTTCGGCTATGCCAGTTCTAAAGATTTAATGAATTGGTCGGCACAGCAATTTATTCCAGTAATGCAGCATGAAGCAACTACGGTAAATGTTTGGGCGC
This genomic window contains:
- a CDS encoding glycoside hydrolase family 140 protein, encoding MKRIINIVFLIAIAFTACQTTEEYHGVQLLKISENKRYLMTEDGEPFFWLGDTGWLLFNKLNRAEAETYLEDRKQKGFNVVQAMVLHTVPSVNVYGDSSLINANVATPDTTKGNNPQDSLAYDYWDHLDFIIDKASEKGIYMALVPVWGTNVKDGKVSVAQAEQYAKFLAKRYKDRNNIIWLNGGDIKGSDSLAVWKKIGETLRAHDDRHLITFHPRGRTASSDWFHKESWLDFNMVQSGHRRYDQDTSKKEVKHYGEDNWKFMEADLKLSPLKPTIDGEPSYEGIPQGLHDTLEPRWTDADVRRYGYWSVFAGAFGYTYGHNSVMQMHQKTDSTSAYGSKELWSQAIHAPGAKQMVHLKNLMLSKPYFNRIPDQSLIAENGEKYNRLIATRADDYAMIYTYTGRNMKINMGKIKGDEVKVSWFNPRDGKYKEEAKVENKGVKEFNPPGDVKEGNDWVLVLESF